One genomic segment of Brassica napus cultivar Da-Ae chromosome A3, Da-Ae, whole genome shotgun sequence includes these proteins:
- the LOC106420792 gene encoding protein ETHYLENE INSENSITIVE 3-like, with protein sequence MMFNEMGLCGNMDFFGELDFCPPPPPPQPEPVTEDDYTDEEIDVDELERRMWRDKMRLKRLKEQKDNIKEGAAKQRQSSQEQARRKKMSRAQDGILKYMLKMMEVCKAQGFVYGIIPENGKPVTGASDNLREWWKDKVRFDRNGPAAISKYQAENSVHGVCEGSGLIGSTPHTLQELQDTTLGSLLSALMQHCDPPQRRFPLEKGVPPPWWPNGEEEWWCQLGLPKGQGPAPYKKPHDLKKAWKVGVLTAVIKHMFPDVAKIRKLVRQSKCLQDKMTAKESATWLAIVNQEESLARELYPESCPPSLSGGSCSLLMNDCSQYDVEGVEKESPYEVEELKPVKEEVPSEFFRKRKPSRDLNTIMVDRAAFTCENPGCVHGDISRGFLDRNSRDNHQLVCPHRDSCLQSRFHVSEVKPVVGYSQPRQPVNSVAQPIDLTGIGVPEDGQKMISELMSMYDRNVHSNQTSMVMENQSVSLLQPTVQNHQEHLQFQGNVVESSFFEDLNIPNRANNSNQTFFQGSNSNSFEAALNNGSSNRFQLVYDAPPFDMASFDYRDDMSMAGVVGTMDGVQQKQQDVSIWF encoded by the coding sequence ATGATGTTTAACGAGATGGGTTTGTGCGGGAACATGGACTTCTTCGGAGAGCTTGACTTCtgccctcctcctcctcctccacagCCTGAACCTGTTACTGAAGACGACTACACTGATGAAGAGATCGATGTTGATGAGCTGGAGAGGAGGATGTGGAGGGACAAGATGCGCCTCAAACGTCTCAAGGAGCAGAAGGATAATATCAAAGAAGGCGCTGCTAAGCAGAGACAGTCCTCTCAGGAGCAagcgaggaggaagaagatgtcTAGAGCTCAAGACGGGATCTTGAAGTACATGTTGAAGATGATGGAAGTCTGCAAAGCTCAAGGCTTTGTCTACGGGATCATCCCTGAGAACGGGAAGCCTGTGACCGGGGCATCGGATAATCTCAGGGAGTGGTGGAAAGATAAAGTTAGGTTTGATCGTAACGGTCCTGCTGCTATAAGCAAGTACCAAGCTGAGAACAGTGTCCATGGGGTTTGTGAAGGTAGTGGTTTGATTGGATCTACTCCACATACTTTGCAAGAGCTTCAGGACACGACTCTTGGGTCTCTTTTGTCGGCTTTGATGCAGCATTGTGATCCTCCTCAGAGACGGTTTCCTTTGGAGAAAGGCGTGCCTCCTCCGTGGTGGCCTAATGGTGAAGAAGAGTGGTGGTGTCAGCTCGGTTTGCCTAAGGGTCAAGGTCCTGCTCCTTATAAGAAGCCTCATGATTTGAAGAAGGCGTGGAAAGTGGGTGTTTTGACTGCGGTTATCAAGCATATGTTTCCTGATGTTGCGAAGATAAGGAAGCTAGTGAGGCAGTCTAAGTGTTTGCAGGATAAGATGACGGCGAAGGAGAGTGCTACTTGGCTTGCTATTGTTAACCAGGAAGAGTCCTTGGCTCGGGAGCTTTATCCCGAGTCGTGTCCTCCTTCTTTATCAGGTGGGAGTTGCTCCCTTTTGATGAATGATTGTAGTCAGTATGATGTTGAAGGTGTTGAGAAGGAGAGTCCTTACGAAGTGGAAGAGCTCAAGCCTGTAAAGGAAGAGGTTCCATCAGAGTTCTTTAGGAAGAGGAAGCCAAGCAGAGATTTGAACACTATAATGGTGGACAGAGCAGCTTTCACCTGTGAGAATCCTGGTTGTGTCCATGGCGACATCAGCAGGGGGTTTCTGGATAGGAACTCGAGAGACAACCATCAGTTGGTTTGTCCACACCGAGACAGTTGCTTACAGTCCAGGTTCCATGTCAGTGAAGTTAAGCCTGTAGTTGGATATTCTCAGCCAAGGCAACCAGTGAACTCAGTGGCTCAACCAATTGACTTAACTGGTATTGGAGTTCCTGAAGATGGACAGAAGATGATCTCCGAGCTCATGTCCATGTACGACAGAAACGTTCATAGCAACCAAACTTCTATGGTTATGGAGAATCAGAGCGTGTCACTGCTTCAACCAACGGTCCAGAATCATCAAGAGCATCTCCAGTTCCAAGGAAACGTGGTGGAAAGTAGTTTCTTTGAAGACTTGAACATCCCAAACAGAGCTAATAACAGTAACCAAACGTTTTTCCAAGGGAGCAACAGCAACAGCTTTGAAGCTGCGCTTAATAACGGTAGCAGCAACAGGTTTCAGCTTGTGTATGATGCTCCACCGTTTGACATGGCCTCATTCGATTACAGAGATGATATGTCAATGGCAGGAGTAGTAGGAACGATGGATGGTGTGCAGCAGAAGCAGCAAGATGTATCCATATGGTTCTAA